The segment TGAGACACCGCATTCCCAGACAAGCTCTGTAGCAATGTCTTCTTACATTTTCTAAATGGCAAAGCTGGGTTAAAGACACCAAGGGGATATCACCCTCCCAACAGATTTCTGTAGGCATGATTTAAAACAGAATATATCTTCTCACGAGTTTTCATTTTCCAAGCTGACGAGTCCTGGAGACACTAGGTAACACCTACTTCCACAATGATGTGAGCATAAGACCCCTCAGGCTGCACCTGGAAAACAGTTTGCTGGGCACATTCTGTGTAGCGTGTCTCACAATGggaaaaaatacacatatataacagGTTCTAAATTAATGTATCTTTAAGATTCAGACACAGCCTATTCTGTAAAATTTAGAAATTACACAAATACTACCCTCTGCCCTTATTTGAAGGGCacagttatttgtgtgtgtgtgtgcccatgcggTAGTGcatatgcagaggtcagaagacaatctgtcggagtcacttctctcctttcaCTCCTTGGGGAGTGAACTCAGTCTTCAGGCAAGCACCCATGTTTGCTAAGTCGTCTTGCCAGCCCTCTCAGAGCACAATTCTAAGAGCGTTAACAAATGTTATTCTTGCTTTCATGATATGGAACATTCTAGTGACCTACAGCCAACCTCTTCCCTGTTAGTGGTCAGACTGTGGACTGGccttctgactcttttttttacGTTGGACACTGATGGCTTAGGCCTGCCATCCCAGCACATgataagctgaggcaggaggattgccttgagATCACAGCCAGCCTGGGCCTCATAGtgatttccagaacagaacagtcaaggatagagagagagactctgtctcacaacAACAaccaagcaaaataaaaaacaaaaacaataaaacctaATAAACGAAAAACAAAATCTCTTCCCCATGAAGCTTGGAGGGAGATTTTGAGGACTCTGGGGGAGTCGAAGGGAACCGGGgttgaagggatggctcagcagttaagaaagtTGTTTgttctcaattttttttaaagatttgcttatttatttatttatttatttatttatttatttatttatttaatgtatacaagtgcactgtagctgtctttacacacaccagaagagggcatcagtttccaccaccatgtggttgctgggaattgaactcaggacctctggaagagcagccagtgctcctaaccgctgagccacctctgcagccccaGTAGAGAAGTTTACTGCGTTCCAGGAGGGCCTTATTcatctcccagcacccacagtgggcagctcACACCCAGCCCCAGAGGTATGTCACACTTCTGGCCTCTCTGAGCATCTCCCCCACAGATAGACACACGTGCAGTTTCAAAAGAAAATTGTATGGAACTTTCAAAGAATaaagttttgtgggtttttttgttttgtgtttgtttgtttgttttcaatcagcaaaaaaacaaaaaataaaaaccctaagtCAAGCTCTTCTAGCCATCTGGTCTGTATGGGCCCTGAGAAAACAGCAGAGGTCACAGGAGTCCTGCTCGCTGCTTCCCGTACAACTCTACCACTCAGTTCGTGAGATGTCAGCTTAGAAACCTAGTCTCAGCACCACGCCAGGCTCTGGCCATTCTAGGGGACCAGATGTGCAGAAAGCAGCAGGCATCGTCTCGTCTCTCATCAGGAGAGTCTATAAAATAGCAACAGCGCCCCCCGCTGGCAAAAAATGCcccctttcttattttcttctactttctCCCTGGGATACTCCGAAAACCTGGGAGTGGGGTGATCAGAATCTCCACGGCGCGCCCCCTCACGCTCCTTCAGGATTCACTTCCCCGTCGCTGTAGCTATGAAAGGCCACTTATAACAGACTCTTGCTCTCTGTGTGAACAACCCAGGCTCTTGTTCTATACATGGACAGAGATCTTAGGACTCCTATGTCCATTCTTCCAAACGGCACAAGGCAAGCCCAGGCTGATGTAACTGGCGCAGGGTTCATAATGTGTCCAGGGAGTGGCTGGCTGTGGATCTGCTGTCACCCCGGAGCCCTGAGACAGACCATCCTGTCTTCGTCACACACAAGGCTCCATCTTCACCTCTCACGATGTCACTTTCCAGAATCCCATTTTCTACCTCGTTCAGAGGTAGACCTAAAATCCACCCTGGAAAAGAATGTTCTTATGGGGGCCCTCAGGACTCTACAGACATTTCTCTGAGCGCTCCATTATCAACATCTCCAACTCTTCTGGGAGTCCCTGAGAAGGGAGAAGAGTAGGGTTGGGGTGCTGCCATCCGCACGTCACCCTCCAGCCCAATTTGGGGGGACTCCTCAGTGAAACCTCTGCCAACCTCCCGGGTACCCCACATTTATCATGGACATTAAGACAAAAGCGGCAGGAGAAGGCAATTAAGATTAATAGTCCGTGCTGTCAATTGAGAATCACAAGGGAGAAGTAATTAGATTTTACAGGAGACATCGCTCTCTAAAACAAGCCTCACAGCATGGGAGTCCCCGGTCCTGAGAGCCTTCGGTGATGTCTTTTTGTAAAGGCTTTCCTGGTGACATTCTCCCAGAGCTCCGTCATTTATGCCAGTCACTGATGGCGTCTGAAAGTGGCGTGTTCCTCATTGAGATTCATCAGACCTGCCATTTTTCTGTTGTCCGGCCCCTGCAGACAGACCTCCCATCACCACGGAGCTAGGCCAGTACCTCTTTCCCCAAaccagcttgggggggggggcacacccAGGAGTTGGGGGATTGGAGGCATAATGAGAAAGGCTACGCGCTGAACCAAAGCCCCCTGCGAGGACCCTTTCTTCCAGGCCGGGGAATTCTCTGCAGGCTGCCTCCTTTCTTTGCAAGAGCGGCTCAAGGAGAGGCCCCCATTCTCCTCCCACCTGACCCACCGCCAGCAGCGTCCACCGTTGCTCCTAGCTGGCCCCCTCCTCACCGGTACGCAGCTGTCCCCCGCGCGCAGACTCAAGGGCCTGATCACCGACCCAAGAGGGGACGCCGCGACCTCCCCTGCCCTGCCTCTGCGCGCTGGTCAGCTCATCCTTCTCAAAGTCACAGCCCCAGTGACTCTCGCCTTGTGGAGTCCACGCGCGAGGCAAGCAGAGGACGCACAGAGAGCAGCTGGCAGCACAGTGGAGGCCGAAACTGGGGCTGAAGCGCCACCTAGTGAGCGCGACACACTCCCACTATGTCTTCACTGTGTAGGGCAAATATCCATGAATAGGGAGCCtaggtctggggctggagaatgTGGGAGGATCCGATCTGCGAGAGCGTGCCAAAGAAGAGACCCAAGACTcaaaacgggggtggggggtacgGAGGCAGAGCTCTGCGTGCCTTCTAAGTCTCTAATGACCGTCCCAAGCGCAGCCCTCTGAAAGCCCAGGGCCTTAAGACCTCAGTAATTAATCGTAACATTAAAATAGCCTATTCAATAACCATCAAGACACTGTGCATTtaacactccccccaccccacccccggccttggtcacaaagggggctcCTCCACTGCTAGATCTGGCCTGCCTGGGCGGGGTCACTGGGATGGGGCTGAATGGGTGTGTGCGGGGGGCGGAGACTTGATGCAATTAGGAGGACTGCCTTGCTACTGCGGTCACCTACACCCGGGCCAGAGGGACGAAACGTATATAAGGCCGCGTGCCCGGAGCCGCAACGCCGTCGAAGCAGCAGCGCCCCGCGCTGCAAGCGCCCGATTGCTTTGTGGGCTGTGCCTGCCTTGCGAGTCCCTGCCGCGTCGCAGTCTCCGCGCCACCTTTGTAGCTGCCTTCACGACCCCGAGGTGCCATGGCGAGAAAGTGGAGTGGGCGTATTGTGGCCCGAGCTCTGGTCCTGGCCACTCTGTGGCTGGCCGTGTCTGGGCGTCCCCTGGTCCAGCAATCCCAGTCTGTGTCGGATGAAGGTCCACTCTTTCTCTATGGCTGGGGCAAGATTACCCGCCTGCAGTACCTGTACTCTGCTGGTCCCTACGTCTCCAACTGCTTCCTGCGTATCCGGAGTGACGGCTCTGTGGACTGCGAGGAGGACCAGAACGAACGAAGTGAGTATCCACCAGCGTGTCCCCTCGAGTCCCTTAGGATCTAGGAGCACGTGGATATGTCACCGTGGCTTTAACATCCTCCCACCCCTGACTTCTAGACTAAGCTGGGGAAGGACGAGGCAGTGTGACGCCGCTGTACCCACGTGTTGCTGGGCCCAGGCAACTTTTTCCTTCTCTTGCAGATCTGTTGGAGTTCCGCGCGGTTGCTCTGAAGACAATTGCCATCAAGGACGTCAGCAGCGTGCGGTACCTCTGCATGAGCGCCGACGGCAAGATATACGGGCTGGTGAGTGTTCCTCCACGCGGCGGGATGCTCCGGGCCGCGCTGGGtccatatttgttttttttttttttcacctcctGTTCAGGCCCTAAAGGAACTTGAGGCAAGGTACCAATGATAGTGAGGCTAATGTTACTCTTGCCCGCCCTGCGCAAAGTGATGGCCCCAGGCGGCAGCGGGGAAATGGGGAGGTCAGTGGAGCTGTCTAATCCTCCAAAGGCTGGGCTGGCTGCTAAGTCCCATTCAGCTTTCGGTCCCTTTGATATTGAACCGGAAAACCTGCCTCTTCCGTTTTTCATCTCCAGGCTTTGCGTGTGTGGTCCTCggttttctcctctccctcaagttaaaaagaaaacaaaaaacaaaacaaacaaacaacaacaaaaaaaaggaaggatCTTTATGTCCTAGGTACACAGTGTGATGTAAAATTTAGAAATACTTTAGAAAGTCCCCAAGATGCTCACCTGCTTGGGGCCTCGGGTAATTGGGGTGAGGCGTGCTGGCCACAATC is part of the Rattus norvegicus strain BN/NHsdMcwi chromosome 1, GRCr8, whole genome shotgun sequence genome and harbors:
- the Fgf19 gene encoding fibroblast growth factor 19 precursor — its product is MARKWSGRIVARALVLATLWLAVSGRPLVQQSQSVSDEGPLFLYGWGKITRLQYLYSAGPYVSNCFLRIRSDGSVDCEEDQNERNLLEFRAVALKTIAIKDVSSVRYLCMSADGKIYGLIRYSEEDCTFREEMDCLGYNQYRSMKHHLHIIFIKAKPREQLQGQKPSNFIPIFHRSFFESTDQLRSKMFSLPLESDSMDPFRMVEDVDHLVKSPSFQK